Within Pirellulales bacterium, the genomic segment TTACATGCCTGCCGCCGTCGACAATTCGCGCGGCGCGGGGTGGCCAGGCGCGACGGCGCTATTCAGTAGCGCAGCACCCACCCGATCTGCTTGAGTCCCCAGAGTCCCATGAACACATTGCCCGACCAGACCGACCAGGGAGGCAGCGTGCCGTTCTTGGCGCCATCCAGGCCGAACATGAGCAGCGGATAATAGATGGCGAGCGTAGGGGCGAAGACCATGAAGAAGCTGGTGAGAAAATCGGAGTTGCGGCGTTTGATGGAGGTGGCGGCGCCGACCAGTACGAACGCGAGGCAACTAAAACCATTGGCCCAGCGGCGCTGGGGCTCGGTTTCGAAGCGGTGCAGGTCGTTGGTGTCCCAGCCCAGTTTTAGGTTGCGCTTGGTCCACTCGTCACTGGCCAAAGCGGCAAAATCTCCTGTCGCGAGCGCGACCGCGCCGTGAAACGCCAATTGGTCGCGATAGGCGTCGAGTCGAGCTTCGTGCTCGCGCTGCCGACCTGGCAGCACGCGCAGCGACATGCGGGCCGGCATCATCGGCCGCTGATCGGCGCGGCTCGCCTTGGCTAGCGGAATGGCGATCTCTTGCGTGCCAGGCTCCACCAGGTTGAAAGACGAATCGCCGTGGACCGTGAAATCGTGTAGCGCGATCTTCAGTTCTTGCCGCTCAAAATCGGAGCTCATCTCGGCCCATTCGGCCATGATTGTGAACCCCGGCTTGTCGTCTTTGGGCTCGAACACCACGGTGGGCTTCACCAGCCGGCGTCCTTGCACATCCTTGACGTGAATCAGAAAGTCTTTGGTGCCGTAGGATCGCTGCGTTTTCAGCTTGCTGTAGGCGATTTCTTCGACCGCTTCGATCACCACCCGCTGCATTCCCTCCGTACCCCACGACACGGCGACGTCGTTGAGCCAGACCGTGAGCAGACTGAGCAGCACGGCGAAGAACAGGGCCGGCCACAACACCACCATCGGGCTGATGCCGGCGCTTTTGATGGCGACGATCTCGTTCGACGAGCTCATGCGCCCGTAAACGCTCGACACGGCGAAGAGGATTGTGCCCGGAATGGTGAACAACAGCGCGTTTGGCAGAATGTACGGCAGCAGCCGGGCGATTTGCGCCGGTCCAAGACCCTGCCGACTGGCCTCGGCCACGACGCCGACAACGATCATGAAGATCGTCATCACGCTTAGCGCCAGCAAGAAGATCTTGGCCAGCTCCGCCAGTACATATCGAGTGAGCACGCGCATAGGGTGGGGTAGTGTGCGAACCTGGCGTAAAGGGGTCAAGACGAATGCCAGCACCAAGCTGCGCGACAGCGATCATCGGCTTGCCTAGCCTGCCTAGCTCGCGCGAAGTGCGACTCTTTTACATTTGCTTTACAGTCGGCGGACAAGTTCGGATACTACGAACCTTCGGGAACAGGGAGGATCGCGACAGAGTGCGGGCAGGTCTGCATTTTGCGCGTTGACGGAGCGAAATAGTCAATGAGTCGACTTTCGGTGAACGAAATGACCACCTACCGGTGGTCGTTTGAAGAAGACGTGGAGCACTATCGTCGGGCCGGCATGGGGGCCATCGGCGTCTGGCGACAGAAACTATCGGATTATGGCGAAGAGCGCGGCGCCGAATTGTTGGCCGAGAGCGGCCTGGCGGTGTCGAACCTGCTCTGGGCGGGGGGCTTTACCGGCAACGAAGGGCACTCTTTTGAAGACAGCGTCGCGGACGCGATCGACGCCGTACGGTTGTGCCGCGCTGTGGGATCGGATTGCCTGGTGGTCTACACCGGAGCGCGGGCCGGACATACGCACAATCATGCCCGACGAATCATCGACGACGCGCTCAAGGCGATTTTGCCGGTCGCGGAAGAACACGAAGTGACGCTGGCGTTCGAGCCGATGCACCCGCACTATGCGGCGGGCTGGACCTATTGGACCGATTTCTACGCCGCCCTTGATCGAGTCGCCAACCAGGATCATCGCCTATTGCGGTTGGTGTTCGACACCTATCACTTTGGCACGCTGCCGGGCATTGCAGCGCGCATTCGCGAAATTGCGCCTTGGGTCGCCGTGGTGCATCTGGGAGATGGACGTTACAGCAAAGGTCCAGACCAGGATCGCACTCGCTTGGGCGATGGCGAGGTGCCGCTGCGCGACCTGGTACATGCTTTTGAAGCGGCGGGCTACAGCGGCTACTACGATTTGGAGCTGATGGGCCAGGATATTGAGGCGTGTTGTTACCACAAGCTGCTGGACCACTCGAAGCGGGTATTTGAGCAAATCACCAGCACCGCGGAGGTGTAGCGCGGCATTGGCAGAAAGGGACGCGGCCGACACTTGACCCTTATCTGGCATGGACTTAGACTTCCCAATCGGTTTCTGCCGTCATAATCCCACTGGCCCGCTTGGTTTGCCCGCCGCTGTCGCCGTCTGTCCCATACTATTTCATGGGGCGGTGGTTTCGCTCGCGGCTCGAGGATCGGTTGCGTGAAGCGCGCGCTCATCAGCGATATCCATTCGAATCTCGAGGCGCTAGAGGCGGTGCTGGCCGATATTCGCCAGCAAGGCGCCAGCCAGATTTATTGCCTGGGCGACATCATTGGCTACGGCCCTAACCCGCGCGAATGCATCGATCTGGTGATGGATTGCGATGCGTGCATCCTCGGCAACCACGACCAAGGGGCGATGTTCGATCCGGAAGGCTTTAACTCGGGCGCCGAGCGGGCCATTTTTTGGACGCGCGAGCAGTTGGAGAATCCCGCGGGCGATCCCAAGCAGAACCTCAAGCGCTGGGATTTTTTGGGCGAGTTGCCGCGCAACAAGCGCGAGAACGGTTTTTTGTTTGTGCATGGCTCGGCGCGAAATCCGCTCAACGAGTATGTCTTTCCCGAAGACATCTACAATCAACGAAAGATGCAAAAGATCTTCGATTTGATTGAGCGGCATTGCTTTCAGGGGCACACGCACGTGCCGGGCGTGTTCACGCAGAGCTTGAACTTTTTAAGCCCCGAGGAGATCAATTACCAATACCGGCTGTCGGACGACAAAACGATGGTCAACGTCGGATCGGTGGGGCAGCCGCGCGACGGCGATTCGCGGGCGTGCTATGTGATCTTGGAAGACGATTTGGTGACGTTCCGGCGGGTGAATTACCCCTTCGATAAAACGATTGAAAAGATATACAACACGCCGGAACTCGATAACTTTCTGGGCGATCGCCTCCGCGAGGGCCGTTGATCGATCGACCCGTTTTGCCGGCGCTATCTGTGCGGCCAGGGCCAAGACGCCCCGTCTGCGGCATTCGCCGCTCATAGGAATTTGAAGCGAAATGGAAAAGCGTTTAGCGAGCTTCATGGCCATTGCCATCGCCATTTTGTTGGCGAACGCGCTGATCACCAACTGGCTGTTTCCGCCCAAGCCGAAGCCAGCGGCGCAAAAAATGGCCGAGGCCCAGGCCGCCGCCGACGCGGCGGCAAAGGAGGCAGCGCCAGAGCCAGACGTGGATGGCACGGACAAAGCGGCGGCTAGCGAGACCAGCGATCCTGCGACTCCGGAGGCAGCGGCCGAAACGCCGCAGGTCGACGCTGAGCCGGAGACTCCCGAAGAGCGAATCACCCTCGGCTCTATTGACGAGGCGAGCGGATACCGCTTGCTGGTCACGCTGGTCAATCGCGGGGCGGCTGTCGAGCGGATCGAACTGGCGAATCCTCAGTATTTGGATCAAGAAGAGCGCTCGGGCTATCTGGGCCATTTGGCGGCGTTTGACGCCGAGAACCAGCCCGGCGCTGTTGTTGGCGTGGTGGGGCGAGGGACGCCGGCGGAAAAGGCTGGCCTGAAGGCAGGAGACATCATCACCGCGCTGGGACCGGCCAAGATCACCAGCGGCGCGGCGCTGGAGGCGGCCATGCGGCGCACACGCCCCGGCCAATCACTGTCGATTGGCGTCGTGCGCGAAGGCAAAGAGCAAACGCTTCAAACAGAGCTGAGCCGTCCGCCGATGGAGGTGATCCGGCCGAGTAATTTGCCTGAGTTGCTCAAGACATGGGAGCGGAGCGATCCCGACATGCTGCGTCCCTCATGGGACGAAAGCCGGCCGTCGTTCCTGCTCACGTTGCAGCAATTGGACGACCGACGCCTGGGGGAAGCAGCGGGGGAACTGCGTGGCCTGAATCTGGAGGAAGGAACCTGGGAACTGGTTGAAGGCGCCAGCGACGCGCAGGCGGAGTTTCGTCGCGCCGTCGGCGACACGGGCCTTGTGATCGTCAAGCGGTACGAACTGGAGAAGGCGCGCGGCGCGAAGGATCCACCCGGCTATCACCTCACGCTGACTGTTGAAATTCGCAATACGTCGCCCAGTGCGCGGCAAGTGGCGTATCGCCTGAATGGGCCCAACGGCCTGCCGACCGAAGGTTGGTGGTATTCGAGCAAGTTGAACCGATCGGGCTGGGGGGGCGCCGGTCCGCGCGACGTGGTTTCGGGCACGTGGGAAGATGGCTCGGTGTCCAGCAGCCTGACTAGCACCGCCATCATAGTGGCTGCCGAAGCGCATGAGGCGCATCGCGGCGCCAATGTGGCCTATCTGGGCATCGACGCGCAATTCTTTTCGGCCGTCATGCTGCCCAAGAAGTCGAAGCCGGAAGAGAACTGGATTCACCAGTGGCAACCAGCGGTGATTGGTCCCATCCCCAAGGAGAGCGACAAGACGCGGCTGGCGAACGTTTCGTTTCAGTTGACGAGCGACACCGTGGCGCTTGAGCCGACGGCGAGCGTGAGCCACGCGTACACGATTTTCGCCGGACCGAAGAAGCCCGATATTGTGGCGGCGTATGGGCTGTCGGACCTGATTTATTACGGTTGGTTCGGTCAGGTGGCGCGGCCGATGGCGGGACTATTGCACATCTTTTATGCGCTGATACGCAACTACGGTCTGGCGATCATTCTGCTGACTGTGCTGGTGCGGTCGGCGATGATGCCGCTCAGCCGCAAGCAGGCGATGAGCGCCCAGAAGATGCAAGAGTTGCAGCCAGAGCTCAAGAAGCTGCAAGACAAATACAAGAACGACATGGAAGCCCGCAGCAAGGCGCAGCGCGAGCTGTTTCTCAAGCACAACTACAACCCGCTGGGCGGGTGCTTGTTGATGTTCATTCAGTTGCCGATCTTCATTGGCCTGTATCGCTCGCTGTCGGCCGATGTCGCCTTGCGCGGCGCTCCCTTGTTGTGGGACGGCGGATGGTGTTCGAACTTGGCCGCGCCCGACATGTTGTTTCGCTGGAACTTTCTGCCGAACTTCCTGCTGGGCTGGCTCGGCCCGTACTTCAACTTGCTGCCGGTCATCACCATCGTGTTGTTTATCTGGCAGCAGAAGATGTTCATGCCGCCGCCGACCGACGAACAGGCCGCGATGCAGCAAAAGATGATGCAGTACATGATGGTCTTCATCGGTGTCATGTTCTTCAAAGTCCCCAGCGGCTTGTGCATTTATTTCATCGCTTCGAGTCTGTGGGGACTGGCCGAACGCAAGCTGCTGCCCAAGTCGAATGCGGCAGCCGCGGCGCCAGTGCCCGCCGTGGCGCCGACTGCGAGAAGCTCATCAGCCCCTGGTGGCAATGGCAGCGGGCGCGCGGGCGATCGCAAGAAGCAGCGCGACAGGCGGTAGGCCGTGTACCACGCGCAAGACACGATCGCCGCCGTCGCCAGCGCCGCGGGCGGCGCGGCGCGCGGCGTGGTGCGGATCAGCGGCGCAGCGGCGTTTTCTTGTCTGCAGGGCGTGGTGGATGAAAGCGCGGCGCAGCGACTGCGCGAGCTCAAACGGCCGCATGTCGTGGCGGCGCAATTGAGCGTGCGCGAGGGCGCGGCGCTCGTACCGTGCCAAATCTGGGCCTGGCCCACCGAGCGCAGCTACACGCGCGAGCCGTTGGCGGAGATTCACACGGTTGGCTCACCTCCCTTGTTGGCCGCCACGCTCGTGGCATTGTGTCGACAGGGCGCACGGCTGGCCGAGCCGGGGGAGTTCACGCTGCGGGCGTTCTTGTCAGGACGCATCGACCTGACGCAGGCCGAAGGCGTATTGGGCGTCATCGCCGCGACAGGCGAGCCGGCGCTGCGCGCGGCGCTGGCGCAGCTCGCGGGGGGACTCTCGCGTCCGTTGGTGGCGCTGCGCGATCAATTGGCCGACTTGTTGGCCGAATTGGAGGCGGGGCTCGATTTCGTCGAGGAAGACATTGAGTTTATTTCCGCGGTCGAGTTGCGCCGGCGGTTGCAGGATGCCGCCAATTCGTGCGATGCAATCGCCGCGCAGGTGCGCGGTCGGAGCGAACTGGCCGATTTGCCGCGTGTGGCGATCGTCGGCGCGCCCAATGCGGGCAAGAGCAGTCTCTTCAACCGACTAGCAGGGAAGGAGCGAGCTATTGTTTCGCCGATCGCTGGCGCCACACGCGATTACCTTGCCGCGCGCGTCCAATTTGGCGAGCAGCCGTGCCTGGTGATCGACACTGCGGGCCAAAGCGATCTAGCGGTCGGCGAAATCGACGCGCTGGCGCAAACACATTCGGCCGAGCAGCAACGCGGCGCAGAAGTGCAGGTTCTGTGCGTCGACGGCAGCGATACCGTGGCAATTGCGGCGCTGACGGGTGAAAGCAAGGACTCCGGACAATTGGTCGTACTCACCAAGTCCGATCTCACGCCCGGCGGAGCCTCTGCGCCGGCTGCGCCACCTATCCGCGTCAACAGCCTCTCTGGCGAAGGGATCGGCGAGCTGAGGTCGAGAATCGCCGAAGTCCTGGCCATGCGCCGCGACAATTCGGGCCTCGCAGTCGCCGGCACAGCGCTGCGCGCCGCGGAGAGTGTGCGGCAGGCTGGCGAATCGATCGCGCGGGCGGAACAATTGGCGCACAGCGCCGATGGCCAGGAGTTGATCGCCGCCGAGGTACGCGTTGCGCTGTCTGAACTGGGCAAGGTGGTGGGCGCCGTGTACACCGATGACTTGTTGGATCGCATCTTCAGTCGCTTTTGCATAGGAAAATGAGCATCACCTCCAACATCATTGTGCTAGGGTCCGCCAACACCGATCTGGTGGTGCGCTCCCCACGTTTGCCGCGACCGGGTGCAACGATCCTCGGCGGCGAGTTTTATCAGGCCGCCGGCGGCAAGGGGGCCAATCAGGCGATTGCCGCCGCGCGCGCCGCCACCGCGCCAGTCCTATTCGTTGCGGCGCTGGGCGACGATGCGTTTGGCAAGACGGCACTCGCCGGTTTTCAACAGGAGAACCTCGACGCGCGCTTTGTCCGCGTGATTTCTGGCGCGCATAGCGGCGTGGCGCTGATCCTCGTCGACGAGCGCGGCGAGAACATGATTAGCGTGGCCTCCGGCGCCAATTGGTTGCTCGCGCCCGAAGACATCGATCGAGTGCCCGACGAGGTGTTTGCCAGCGCCAAGGTCTTTTTGACCAGCCTCGAAACGCCGCTGCCAACAGTGCTGTACGGATTGCGGCGGGCGCGACAGCACGGACTAGTCACCATCCTGAACCCGGCGCCTGCCGATCGCGCGATTGTCGATAGCCAAGTCTTGGAACTGGTCGATGTGCTGACCCCCAACGAGCATGAAGCGGCGGCGCTGACCGGAGTGGAGTTGTCGAGCAACGACGCCGTTTTGGCCGCGGCGCGTGTGTTGCAATCGCTGGGCATCAAGAAAGTGATTGTCACCCTGGGGGAGCGCGGCTCGGTCGTGGTCGAAGAACGCGCGCACTGGATCGATGCGGAGCGAGTCGAAGCGGTTGACGCCACGGCGGCGGGAGACGCGTTCAACGGCGCCCTGGCGGCGCAAATGGCCGAGGGGAGTTCGCTGGCTGCGGCGGCCCGTTGGGCCGGCTGTGCCGCGGCCTTGGCGGTCACCCGGCGCGGGGCTCAACCGTCGCTGCCGCATCGAAGGGAAATCGACGACTTTGCCGCCCGCCGCTCAGGTCGCTAAACTAACCGGCAACAGAATTGCCCACAGGAGATGCCTGCGATGAGCGTCGCCACGCAAGCCGCCTTGTATCGCGAACAAACCCGCAATGTGACCACGCATGAGGAGATCGACCGCGCGCTGGCCTCACTGGAGCAAGGCAAGTCGCGCTGGCGCAAGCTGTCGATCGGCGAGCGTGTGAATCTAGCGCAGGCTTGCCTCGATGGCATGTACACCGTGGCGGAGGATTGGATCAACCGCGCCTGCGCCGCCAAGGGCATCGAACCGGGCGATCCCGCCCGGGCCGAGGAGGTGGGCAATGGTCCCATGGCCACCGCGCGTTACTTGCGCTTGTTGATGCAAAGTCTGCAAGATATCGACCGCCACGGCGTGCCGCAGTTGCCGGGCGAGATCGTCACCGGTCCTGATGGGCGACTGCGGGTGCAAGTGGTGCCAACCAAGGGGCTGTTCGACGGCATTGCCTTCCAAGGCTTCAAGGCCCATGTGTGGCAGCAGCCAGGGGTCACACGCGAGAATCTGCGCGAGACGCAGGCGACCTACTATCAGCGTGGCTGCGTCGATGAGGGCATCTCGCTGGTGCTTGGCGCCGGCAACGTCTCCAGCATTCCGCCCACCGACGCCTTCAGCAAATTGTTCCACGATGGCAAGGTGGTGCTACTGAAGATGAACCCGGTCAACGAGTATCTCGGACCGGTGCTCGAGCGCGCGTTCGCGCCCCTGATTCAGGGTGGCTACCTGCGAATTATCTATGGTGGCGCCGATGTCGGGGCGTACGCCACGCAGCATGCCTTGGTCGACGAAGTGCATATCACCGGTTCGGCGCTGTCGCACAACACAATCGTCTGGGGGCCACCAGGCGAAGACCGCGAGCGCCGCATGGCTGCCGGCGATCCGCTTTTGAAAAAAGAAATCACCAGCGAACTGGGCAATGTCACCCCGTGGATCGTGGTTCCGGCGCAGTACACCGACAGAGAGCTGCGTTTTCAGGCGGAGAACCTTGCTTCGACGATCGTCAACAACGCCTCGTTCAACTGCATCGCCACCAAGATGGTGGTCACCTGCCGCAGTTGGCCGCAGCGTGAGCAGTTTCTTGGCTATCTGAAGCAAGTGCTCGCCGGCGTCCAGCCGCGACAGGCGTATTACCCTGGCGCCGAGGAGCGGTATCGCAAGTTCGCCAACGGCGAGCCGCAAGGCTGCTCGGCGGGCGCATTGCCGTGGAAGTTCGTGGCCGACGTGAACCCCGAGCGCGATCCGTTGTACTTTGAGGAAGAGTCGTTTGTCAGCGTCTTTGCCGAGACCGCGATCGAGGCTGACGACTCGTTGCGGTTTTTGTCGCGCGCCACCGACTTTGCCAATAATCGTCTTTGGGGCACGCTGGGCGCTGCGGTCATGCTGCCGCCGCGCTTGCGCAAGGAACCCGGTTTTGAAGCCGCATACCAAAAGATGCTCGCCGACCTGCGCTACGGCACGATTGGCGTGAATCATTGGCCAGCACTTTCTTACGCCATGATGAGCACTCCTTGGGGGGGATACCCTGGGGGCACGCTGCAAGACCCGCAGAGCGGCATTGGCTGGGTGCACAACACATACATGCTCGAGCGCGCCGAAAAGAGCGTACTCGAAGGTCCGCTCACCATGTTCCCCAAGCCGATCTGGTTCCCAAGCAATCGGGGCGCCGAGGGGACGGTGCGCAAGGTTCTCGATCTGTATCGCAATCCCTCGATCTGGAAGTTACCAGGCCTGATGCTGGCCGCCATTCGAACCTAGCTGAAGACGGCCGATTCGTTTGACTTGGCCCTGCGCGGCGCGCAGACTCGACAGCGACGCAAAACGATCGTTTTGCGATTCGTTCGCGCTCGCTGAGGGTTCTAATTGTCATGGTTGGTAGTTTCTGGCGCGCTGGCCGCGCCGCGGTTTTGTTGTGCGCGCTGGCGAGCGGTGTGCGCGCCCAGTCTCCGACCACGCGGCCCCCCAGCGGCCTGCGCGATCACACGCCCAGTGCGCACGCGCTGGTGAACGCGCGGATTGTGATGGCGCCGGGACGTGTCATCGAGGGAGGCACGTTGATTGTGCGCGACGGGTTGATTGTGGATGTCGGCGAAGCAATCGATTGTCCGGAAGATTGCCGTCGCTGGGATCTGGCGGGCAAGACGATCTACCCTGGTCTGATCGACGCCTATAGCGAAGTGACCATACCCGATAGCGCCGAGGTTCGCGGCCCCGGTTATTGGAATACGCAGATCACGCCGCAGTTGCGCGCCGAGGAGCATTACCAGCCAGACGATGGCGTGAACGCGAAACTCCGCGGCCAGGGAATCACGCAGCGGCTGATTGTGCCCAATCGGGGCGTCATCCGCGGGACGAGCGCCGTGGTGACGACCGGCGACGATCCGCCGGCCCGCTCTGTCGTGCGTCAGCAGGTGGCGCTGCACGTTGAGCCGACCTTGAGGCCAGGACGCTCGCGCGACGGTTACCCCACCTCGCCGATGGGCGCGCTGACCTTGGTGCGACAGGCGTTTTACGACGCCGATTGGCATGCTCGGGCCTGGGACGCGCATCGTGCCAAGAGCAACGTGCCGCGGCCCGAGCAAAATGTGGCGCTCGAAGCGCTTGCCGAGCACCAGCGCCTGCGCCGACCGGTTGTGTTCGAGGCTCAGGACGAACTTTATTTCTTGCGCGCCGATCGACTTGCCGCCGAGTTCGGACTGAGCGCGATTATTCGCGGTTCGGGACAAGAGTATCGCCGGATCGACGCCATCGCGGCCACGGGGTTGCCCGTGATCGTGCCGGTGACTTTTCCCAAGGCCCCGAACGTGAGCACGCCCGAGGGAGCGCTAGCGGCGTCGCTCGAAGATTTGCTCGATTGGGATATTGCCCCGGAGAATCCCGCCCGACTGGAAAAAGCCGGCGTCCGGTTCGCGCTCTCGGCGCAGGGTCTCAAGGACACCGGGGAGTTTTTGGACGCGGTGCGAAAAGCGGTCGAACGCGGTCTGTCGGCTAACGCCGCGCTGGCCGCGTTGACTACCACGCCGGCCGAGCTTTTGGGCATCGCCGATCGCGCGGGCACGCTAGAGCGCGGCAAGGCGGCGCATCTGGTGATCGCCGACGGCGACCTGTGGAACAAGAAAACGAAGATCATCGCCACCTGGGTCGACGGTCGCCGTTATGAGGCGCCGACCACGCCGCGCTTCGATTTGCGCGGCACGTGGGAAGTGAGCGTCACGCGGGCCGATGGCAAGGCGGAGTCGCTGGTGCTGGAGTTAACGGGCGAACCCTCCAAGCTGAAGGGACAACTGCGCCGGCCCGTTGCGCCGCAAGCCGACGCGGCTGATGCCAATCCGGATAAGAAGCCCGAGCAAGCGGATGACGACAAGCTGGACGACAAGGGCAAGGACGAAAAAGTCGACAGCGACAAGGACAATGAAACCGACAAGAAGTCCGACAAGAAAAACGGCGACCTGACGCGTCCCAAATTGAGTGATTCCTTGTTCACTGCCGCATTGGACGGTGAATCGCTCCAGTGGCCGGGCATCGTGCAATTGAGCGCGACGGTGCTAACGCCACGGGCCGAGGAGAACAAAGCTGTCCCGCCGCTGGAGATGCTGGGCCGCGTGATTTGGGCCGATGGCGCGCAGACCGCCTGGTCGGCGCGACAAACAAAGCGCGAGTCCGACAGCGATACGCCGGCCGACAAGCCAGATGCGAAGGCAACTGACAACGATACCGTGGCGGAAGGGGATGGAACGGATAGGGCCAAGCCCGACGAACCGCCCAAATACAAGAAAGAGGCGCTCTTTGCGGTTAATTACCCGCTGGGGGCTTTTGGCATAGCAGGGCCACCGGAGCAGCCAAAGCAAGTGCTGTTCAAGGACGCCACCGTGTGGACCTGTGGGCCGGAGGGGACGCTCGAAAGGGCATCGGTGTTGATCGCTGGCGGCAAGATTGCCGCCATTGGCGCCAACATCGCTCCGCCCGAAGGCGCCGTCGTCATCGACTGCGCCGGCCGACACCTTTCGCCCGGCATCATCGATTGCCACTCGCACATTGCCACTGATGGCGGCGTGAACGAGAGCGGGCAGGCGATCACCGCCGAAGTCCGCATTGGCGACTTCATCGACTCGAACGACGTGAACATCTACCGGCAACTGGCCGGCGGCGTGACCACGGCGAACATCTTGCACGGTTCGGCGAATCCGATTGGCGGCCAGAATCAGGTGATCAAGATGCGCTGGGGCGGGCTGCCCGAAGAGATGAAGTTAAATGAGGCGCCCGCGGGCATTAAGTTCGCGCTGGGCGAAAACGTCAAGCAGTCGAACTGGGGCGAGCGCTATACCAGCCGCTATCCGCAAACGCGGATGGGGGTCGAACAGCTTATTCGCGACGAGTTCCACGCCGCCCGCGCGTATCGGCACGCGCAGCTAATGTGGCGGCGGAACGCGGAGGGGTTGCCGCCGCGGCACGATCTGGAACTGGAGGCGGTGGCCGAGATCATCGAAGGCAAGCGCCTGATCCATTGCCACTCGTACCGGCAAGACGAGATTTTGGCGTTCATGCGAGTGTGCGAGGAGTTTGGCGTGCGCATCGCCACGCTCCAACATATTTTGGAAGGGTACAAGCTAGCCGACGTGATGAAGGCGCACGGCGCTGGTGGCTCGTCGTTCTCCGACTGGTGGGCCTACAAATTCGAGGTGTACGACGCTATTCCGTACAACGGGGCGCTGATGCATCAGGCTGGCGTGTTGGTCTCGTTCAACTCCGACGACGCCGAGTTGGCGCGCCGGCTGAACCTGGAGGCGGCCAAGGCAGTGAAGTACGGCGATATTCCTCCGATCGAGGCGATCAAGTTCGTCACCATCAATCCGGCCAAGCAACTAGGCATCGATCGGCATGTCGGCTCGATCGAGCTTGGCAAGAGCGCTGACTTGGCGCTGTGGAGCGGTCCGCCGCTCTCGGTTTACTCGCGCTGCGAAGAGACGTGGGTCGATGGCCGCAAATACTTCGACCGCGCGGCCGACCTGGCCCGCCGCGACCAGATTCGCAAGATGCGGGCTGATCTGGTGCAAAAAATCTTGCTCAGCAAGGCCGAGTTGGCGGAGCCGGGCGAGGAGCGTTCCGCCAGTCG encodes:
- a CDS encoding aldehyde dehydrogenase family protein gives rise to the protein MSVATQAALYREQTRNVTTHEEIDRALASLEQGKSRWRKLSIGERVNLAQACLDGMYTVAEDWINRACAAKGIEPGDPARAEEVGNGPMATARYLRLLMQSLQDIDRHGVPQLPGEIVTGPDGRLRVQVVPTKGLFDGIAFQGFKAHVWQQPGVTRENLRETQATYYQRGCVDEGISLVLGAGNVSSIPPTDAFSKLFHDGKVVLLKMNPVNEYLGPVLERAFAPLIQGGYLRIIYGGADVGAYATQHALVDEVHITGSALSHNTIVWGPPGEDRERRMAAGDPLLKKEITSELGNVTPWIVVPAQYTDRELRFQAENLASTIVNNASFNCIATKMVVTCRSWPQREQFLGYLKQVLAGVQPRQAYYPGAEERYRKFANGEPQGCSAGALPWKFVADVNPERDPLYFEEESFVSVFAETAIEADDSLRFLSRATDFANNRLWGTLGAAVMLPPRLRKEPGFEAAYQKMLADLRYGTIGVNHWPALSYAMMSTPWGGYPGGTLQDPQSGIGWVHNTYMLERAEKSVLEGPLTMFPKPIWFPSNRGAEGTVRKVLDLYRNPSIWKLPGLMLAAIRT
- a CDS encoding amidohydrolase family protein — encoded protein: MVGSFWRAGRAAVLLCALASGVRAQSPTTRPPSGLRDHTPSAHALVNARIVMAPGRVIEGGTLIVRDGLIVDVGEAIDCPEDCRRWDLAGKTIYPGLIDAYSEVTIPDSAEVRGPGYWNTQITPQLRAEEHYQPDDGVNAKLRGQGITQRLIVPNRGVIRGTSAVVTTGDDPPARSVVRQQVALHVEPTLRPGRSRDGYPTSPMGALTLVRQAFYDADWHARAWDAHRAKSNVPRPEQNVALEALAEHQRLRRPVVFEAQDELYFLRADRLAAEFGLSAIIRGSGQEYRRIDAIAATGLPVIVPVTFPKAPNVSTPEGALAASLEDLLDWDIAPENPARLEKAGVRFALSAQGLKDTGEFLDAVRKAVERGLSANAALAALTTTPAELLGIADRAGTLERGKAAHLVIADGDLWNKKTKIIATWVDGRRYEAPTTPRFDLRGTWEVSVTRADGKAESLVLELTGEPSKLKGQLRRPVAPQADAADANPDKKPEQADDDKLDDKGKDEKVDSDKDNETDKKSDKKNGDLTRPKLSDSLFTAALDGESLQWPGIVQLSATVLTPRAEENKAVPPLEMLGRVIWADGAQTAWSARQTKRESDSDTPADKPDAKATDNDTVAEGDGTDRAKPDEPPKYKKEALFAVNYPLGAFGIAGPPEQPKQVLFKDATVWTCGPEGTLERASVLIAGGKIAAIGANIAPPEGAVVIDCAGRHLSPGIIDCHSHIATDGGVNESGQAITAEVRIGDFIDSNDVNIYRQLAGGVTTANILHGSANPIGGQNQVIKMRWGGLPEEMKLNEAPAGIKFALGENVKQSNWGERYTSRYPQTRMGVEQLIRDEFHAARAYRHAQLMWRRNAEGLPPRHDLELEAVAEIIEGKRLIHCHSYRQDEILAFMRVCEEFGVRIATLQHILEGYKLADVMKAHGAGGSSFSDWWAYKFEVYDAIPYNGALMHQAGVLVSFNSDDAELARRLNLEAAKAVKYGDIPPIEAIKFVTINPAKQLGIDRHVGSIELGKSADLALWSGPPLSVYSRCEETWVDGRKYFDRAADLARRDQIRKMRADLVQKILLSKAELAEPGEERSASRTWWPREDIYCGHHGHTVDDHIHGF